Proteins encoded within one genomic window of Humulus lupulus chromosome 1, drHumLupu1.1, whole genome shotgun sequence:
- the LOC133799750 gene encoding protein RER1A-like, whose product MEGVGGDSTAAAAAPVNQWVHDMSRIYQYYLDKSTPHSTYRWIGTFVLVVMYALRVYYVQGFYIISYGLGIYLLNLLIGFLSPLVDPEMEVTDGPLLPTKGSDEFKPFIRRLPEFKFWYSFTKAFCTAFVMTFFSMFDVPVFWPILLCYWVVLFVLTMRRQIAHMIKYKYIPFNIGKQKYGGKKSSGSGSDNRGD is encoded by the exons ATGGAGGGAGTTGGGGGTGATAGTACTGCTGCAGCGGCAGCACCAGTGAATCAATGGGTGCACGATATGTCGAGGATATATCAGTATTATTTGGACAAGAGCACGCCTCACTCAACTTATAGATGGATTGGAACCTTTGTCTTGGTGGTCATGTATGCTTTGCGAGTTTATTATGTGCAGGGCTTTTACATTATTTCATATGGGCTGGGAATCTATCTGTTGAATCTGTTAATTGGGTTTCTGTCACCATTGGTTGATCCGGAAATGGAAGTAACGGACGGGCCTTTGCTGCCTACAAAAGGTTCAGATGAGTTCAAGCCATTCATTCGCCGGCTTCCTGAGTTTAAGTTCTG GTACTCCTTCACAAAGGCTTTCTGCACAGCATTTGTCATGACCTTCTTTTCCATGTTTGATGTTCCCGTCTTTTGGCCCATACTACTCTGTTACTGGGTTGTTCTTTTTGTCCTCACAATGAGACGGCAAATCGCGCACATGATCAAATACAAATACATTCCGTTCAACATTGGAAAACAG AAATACGGTGGTAAGAAATCTTCAGGTAGTGGCAGTGACAACCGAGGGGATTGA